The DNA sequence GTTGTTCGGATCATACGAGCAGTTTTCGTGGCAACAAGACGTCGATTATATCGCCGACGAATGGTTCGAAACGTTGGAACGGTTTCCGTCCGAACTGCTGCCCCCGTCTGTTGAAACGCACATCGAACAGACGATCCCGTATGTACGGGAGTTGTTGCTGCGGTGGGGAAAGGCGTCCCCTTCACTCGTCTACAGCCTATACACAACCGCTTGGGAGCTGCTGTTCACGAAAGAAGCGCAGCGCCGGCAAGAGAAAGAAACGCTGATCCGCCTGGCAACGGAAAAACAGTCAACCACTCTGTTGCTAGCTGCCGCCCATCTCGCCTTTTTACTCGGCGAAGATGACGAAGCGCTCGCCATCTACCGCCAACATCCCAAGGAAGCGGCTCCGTTTTTTATCGATTGGATGGAGCGGTTCGCATCCTCGCATTCGCCGGAACGTTTCGCATCATTTTGGGCGAAAGGAAAGCAAGAGCTTGCCTTCTACATATCCGCTCTTCCAGAGATGGAGCGGTCGCCGTTTGTCAACGAAATCGGTCGGCTGTACGAATCATACGCTCGCCAACACAACAAATGGGACGACTATGAGAAGCTGTTGGCCGCATGCTTCCCATACAGCGCGAACCGCTACGTTCATTGGCTGCTCGATCAAAGGCGCTACCATGATGTAGTCGACTTATACTTATGGGGGGACGCCACCGCCCATGACATTGATCCAACATTTCTCGCCATGCTGCAAAAACAAAACCCGGCGCTCGTCTTGCCATTGTATCACCGAGCGGTCATGCGTTTTGTCGAGGCGAAAAACCGCGCAAGCTATCGCGTCGCCGTGCAATATTTAAAAAAATTGCGTGCGTGCTACCGATCGTTGAAACGAATGAACGAATGGCAGATGTATCTTGAACAGCTGTTAGCCAAAACAGCGCGCATGCGCGCGTTTCATGAAGAAGTGGAGAAAGGAAAATTGCTTCTATGATGGAACAAGCGTTGCAGACGATTACCCTTTCATGTGAATGGAGCGAAGAAGGACGATGCTTCTGGCTCAGCGGCCCGGACCGTGTTTCGAGCTGGGCGCCGCTTGTGTTCGCCTGGCATGAAGAAACCTTTTACGGCACCTTGCTTGATGTCGCGACCGTCCACGGACGCGACGCGGTGCGGCTGTCCCCGTGGCAGGCGCTCACGTTTTTCGCCTGGCGCCCGTCCAACCGTTTTCTTTCCATCAAATGGGGAGATGAGTTCACCGCCCAGCTTGAAACATGGGCGAAGCAAATCATCGACGATGTGCGCACACGCTGCTTCCGCCCCGATTTCTCGGCGTGGAAACAAGCGCAGCCGTCTGAATGGGCCGAAGCTGAGCGGACGCGTTGGCGCGGGCTCAAAGACGATCCGCACCCGCTTGTTGCGGCATGGCGGTCGCTGGCAATCGCCGACTGGCTGTCGCGCGACCCAGAGCTGCGCGGCATTTGGGGCGACATCGTTCGCGCTTATCCATTAATCGCCTCCCCCAGCGGCCAATGGATCGGAACGGAAGACGATTGGCTGGAACAAATCGGCTGGCTCGGCGACCGGCCGCCGTTTACGGTCGGGCTTCGCCTCGTCGAGCCGCCTGAGGACGGCGACGCATGGACGCTGGAAACGGTGTTCATCGCCATCGACGACAGCGTCATCGCCTCTGCCCGTGATATTCCGCGCGCCTGGCGCCCATATGAATCATCGATCCAGCGCGCCATTCGCCGCATTTGCGCGATCGTGCCGTGGCTTGACGCCGGGGAGGGTCTGCGGACGGAACTGTCTAATGAAGAAGCGTGGCGTTTTTTGTCCGAAGACAGCTTAAAGCTCACCGAAGCGGGCGTACGCCTCTTGCTTCCCGACTGGTGGCACGACATCCGCCAGGCGCAGCTGTCGATCAAAGCGAAACTGTCGCCTTCCGTCAACGCCGAATCACTGTTCGGCCTTAAGCGGCTCGCTGATTTCGATTGGCGCGTCGCGACCAACGGGATTGAGCTGACGGAAGAGGAGTTTGCCGCTTTGGCGGAACAAAAGCGGCGCCTCATTCGCCTGCGCGGCCAATGGCTCATCCTTGACCCCGCCCTTGTCCGCCGCGCCCAGGCGCTCATGGAAAAGGCGAAAAAAGAAGGCGTGCCGATCCACGATATCGTGGCGCAAACGCTGCTTTCGGAAGCAGAGGAGCGTGAAGAGGCAACGGACGAATCGATCCCGATCCACATTGACGTCCATGATCAGTTCCGCGCGTTCATCCGCCAGCTCCAGCAGCCGGATGGATTGCCGAAAGCGAATGTGCCGCCGTCGTTTCGCGGCACGCTCCGCCCGTACCAGCAGCGCGGTGTCGACTGGCTCGTCTTTTTGCGCCGATTCGGCTTTGGCGCCTGCTTGGCCGATGACATGGGGCTAGGCAAAACGGTGCAGCTGCTTGCCTATTTGGCCTATGTAAAAGAAATGGAACGTCCAGACACGCCGGCGTTGCTCATTTGTCCGACCAGCGTGATCG is a window from the Geobacillus stearothermophilus ATCC 12980 genome containing:
- a CDS encoding SWIM zinc finger family protein, translated to MLQTAISKPLLQKAAADLQREWSFSLFQHVIQKGRELSRQGLVYNVTVIDSDFIEGKVIDTAIHDVTLDLSDISLHSCTCGTEDLCPHVLALFFYVYGNVFDNGELLRQWKQGKKKPNRKAASVQTPSEPNTAESVAQWRKQFADLLDEWSARHRRRNDWPYRLSHQLFPRLVKNSPKHSAVRLLHRFHAALFLLDHLFEYGRERGWDRGLLFGSYEQFSWQQDVDYIADEWFETLERFPSELLPPSVETHIEQTIPYVRELLLRWGKASPSLVYSLYTTAWELLFTKEAQRRQEKETLIRLATEKQSTTLLLAAAHLAFLLGEDDEALAIYRQHPKEAAPFFIDWMERFASSHSPERFASFWAKGKQELAFYISALPEMERSPFVNEIGRLYESYARQHNKWDDYEKLLAACFPYSANRYVHWLLDQRRYHDVVDLYLWGDATAHDIDPTFLAMLQKQNPALVLPLYHRAVMRFVEAKNRASYRVAVQYLKKLRACYRSLKRMNEWQMYLEQLLAKTARMRAFHEEVEKGKLLL